The sequence TATACTTCCTTCTTAAGTATATACTTCATAGATACTTCAAGGATCCTTGGAAAATGAAAACctaaaaatcaatgtttttcctTCCATGTGCAACAGTCTCTGCAGTGCCGGAGACAGTAGTCTCAGGCAGCCACACGTTTCCTTAACAGCGCCACCTAATGATTTGgatgaattgaaaaaaaagagcaaagaaaactaaaaatatatacaaaaagaACCCAAAttatagaaacaaaaaaaccctaatCAACACCTTTGGCTAACTACTTAGTTCTAAAGATTTATTCCAGCCAAAtgctacaataataataataaaaatattaatgataaataTAAGAGTTGTGGGCAATCTGTGTAATTAGAACAATTCGCTCATTATCAGGCGTTGTTTTCCGTGTTCAACTAGTGGCGCTGTAAACAAACCCGCCTGAAACTGCTCACTGCGCAGCCTCTGTACGTAGCCTTTGTTCCCCGGCCCCACCTCTGCGCGctctgtgacgtcactgctcgtACCACTAGTTAACTCGCGGACGTTGTCACGCAGGATCCAGTCGATCACCTCGTTAGCGGACAGTGAAGGTTACCTGCTTCAACAGTGCTTGAACGGCAACCTTTCTAACTGTCTCCAAACACCACAGGACGGGACCAACCGATCTGAGCTCAATTCCATCCAGAAACATCTCATCACTTTTGGAAAACAAGGCTCCTTCAAGCGTCAGCCTGCAACGTAAACACGTTTAGCTTGACAGCTAGCGAACTGTTTTGCCAACACAAGTCACCGTTTTTCGACCTCCTCGCGAGAAAAGACCCGCCACTGACATTTGGTAAGAACacatttgtcttctttttgtgtAATGGTTTATTCTAGATATATTCTGTATGTGTATTTACGGACATGTGTATGTTTACACGTCGCACACGGACCAACACCTTCGACCGGCCTGCGTAGGCgttgttgtgctgctgtggcGCAAATTGACGTCGGTCGCCAGTCAGTCGTTGTAAAGCACCACCTTTGCTCATGTGTGTCGTGTATGTTCGAAATTGTAATAGTCCCTTTGTGCGTTAATTCGATGTTTGGTACAACCGTGCCATTATGTTGGgcttggttaaaaaaacaacacacaaacacaccttgaGTTAATAATTTACTGGTTGCTATTTTAGAGTGCAACTTTGGTCTGTTTACTAATATGAGCAGACAACCAACTAACTatcttgttttatatttgagataaacaaacacaaatacatcgTCCCGGATTCTCATTTGTGTTTACCaccattttgtttgtcattgtctGTATATAACCAACATTTTAATGTCGTATAAAAAGCAAACGCAAGTTCATTAACCTCTAAACGCCACACTGTATCTcaaaacacataacacacagTTATGCAAATTATTGTACAGTATTGCATCAAATTGTTCCAAGGACATCTGGGAAACCTGATCCCATTGCACCATGCCTGTGTTGCAATGACGTACATACTATTCACATCTATGATTATTAAAACATTCCACTTTATTCCACAGATTATATATccattttctgtgatttaagCTCATACATTAATTTGATAAGTCATTGCCACACAGAACTTCAAAGTAATATTCCAACTTGATGACATCACCTTCTGTGACTGACCTGACAAAGATTAAAAGATACACGTGTTGTACTTAAATGTCCATGCATGCTTTTCCCCAATGTAATAGGGACAGATCATAGTGTTTCATTTGGATTAGTTTGATGATAATTTATtaatcccattttttttttcagagccCAAGGTGATGTCAaataattttttattaaaaaatcaTTTCGTTTGAAGGACTTGACTATTGTGACTGATCATTAACtaatgaatacttttttttttttgtcagttaaCATTAATACTAAACACGCACAGTATGTGTTAGTCGTTGTGATATGTGCTTGTTTATCTCGTCaggattttgtttgttgtgtttcagaaCCATGGCTTCCCAAGTGAGACAAAACTTCAACCAGGAGTGCGAGGCTGCAATCAACAGGCAGATCAACCTGGAGCTGTATGCCTCCTACGTCTACCTGTccatggtgagtgtgtgtggatagCGTGATGCTTTTcgacatgacaaaaacaactgagCAGACACAGTTGAAAATACAGGTAGTTGTGGTCAGAGTAAAAGGAAACTGTTAACCACTTATGCTTATTGTTACAGAGACTTAATTTTGATTTactgttttcttctgtgtttttttaactgctgtGCACGTACCCACCAAATGTTAGGAGTGAGCTGGTTTTAGATGGACATAAAAGCACATGGGAGGTTGTTTGGATAAGGACAAGCACACGGCCATCATCACTACTGCGTTTCACAGATGTTTATTCAAGTTAAATCggcaaacatgttttcagttgTCCGTATCCCGAGAAGTTAATGTTGTGCGACTTAGTACTTAAACTAAGGTCGACGTTCGTTTTGACATTATAGAATGTACAAAGAAAATGCAGACTGTGTTCCCTGTGCTTTTGAATTATCGATCTTAAACACTGCTTTTTATGGGTTTTATGATCTTATCACTAAGATCATAAAAACACCCTCCCCACATGGTTGTTTATAGGTTGCATCACAACTGTATCTGCCAGGCGATCGTTCAGGCACCgctccatgttttgtttgttttcacttgaaCATCCAGttttgaaaatattaacatttcctCCTGGCAGAGTTTCTACTTCGATCGGGATGACCAGGCGTTGCACAACTTCGCCAAGTTCTTCAGTCACCAGTCACAGGAGGAGCGTGAGCACGCTGAGAAGTTGATGAAACTGCAGAACCAGAGGGGAGGAAGGATCTTCCTGCAAGACGTCAGGGTACGTTGAGCTCATACTTGATCgaatttgtgttttaacttgACAATCTTGTGAAAGATTTCTTCTCCCTGGTTGTCCTTTATCTCTAATGTTGGGAGGGTTACAGGAGGCCACAGAGATAGAGAGGGTGTGAGTGTGCTTGGGGGGTTATCTTTCTTGGACATGCAAACAAGCTGGAGTTAAACGTTACACAAACCCACTTTGCCGCTCATTACTGGCCTTCTACCAATGATTTGCTGAGTCAGTGTGTCGTTGGTCTCTcaatctgccttttttttttttttattgcagaaGCCAGAGAGAGATGAGTGGGGCAGTGGGGTCGAAGCTCTTGAATCTGCCCTGCAGCTTGAGAAGAGTGTGAACCAGTCACTGCTGGACATGCACAAGCTCGCCTCCACCCACAATGACCCACATGTAAGTACTAAGCCACGGTTGCACGTTTTTGTCTTCACGCTACAAGATTTTCAGCCCGATAATCTGCTTGCTGATGAGACACTGAGCACTGAAACCTGGTTTGGTACATCATTCCTCTGtcgtttttgtgtgtttttttatttttttttatttgcattgctCTAAATCATTTTACAtccttttcatttgaatttcagCTCAAGTTTGATGGAATTCCTTTTTGTTTCAGTTGTGCGACTTCATCGAGACGCACTACCTGGACGAGCAGGTGAAGTCCATCAAAGAACTGGCAGACTGGGTGACCAACCTGCGCCGCATGGGTGCTCCTTCCAACGGCATGGCCGAGTACTTGTTTGACAAGCACACCCTGGGCAAAGAAAGCAGCTAAATCCGCCCCACGAGCACTAAAGCTTCTTCATTTGTATATTCGTTTCTCGCTtggaaatattttaaaactctAAAGCCATCTGCATggtagttgttgtagttgtcATTTGAGCTACTATTACTCATGTCATTGCCATTCCCTCCAAATTCTACTAGAAAACCCCAAGAGCTTTTATATTAAGATCCCATTACTGCACCTAGCATACTCTATCGGCTACGTTCCTACGTTATTGCtatgtttttgctgtgtttaaaaCCAGGAGCTGTCACTCTTATCAAATAAACCGAACCCTCTGGATTCTGATTTTGTCTCGTTTAATGTCACACCTGGGGGGGGTAAAAAAAGCAGAAGTCAATTTGAATAGAATCTCGACTACAAAACTGGCAGTGAAAATGAGCTGTTTCACTTCCATTTACCAGGGAAAACGGAACTTAAACAATTTATACAGAAACTCAAAAAGACTGGTAATCACAAAAATAACCACTATATTTATCTGAAGGAGAAGACCACACTGACTGTATTCTTTAGGGATTAAATATTTCCAATGAATTTTTGAAATAACTGGATAGATCGTATCTTTTAGCTTTTTATGTTGAATATCTGGAGGATGTATAGGGTTTCAAAATTAGACATGTTTTGCTGGAAGTATAATTGAACATGCGTCACCTCACAATACCCTGTTTGGCAATGATTTATTTCCTGTATCTGGGTTAAAGGTTGTTGTTGCGGCGTCTGCGGTCAACAATGATAACAAATGTCGCTGTGCTCTGAAAAGGTTTTAAAACGGTCTGTAATTACAACAAAAAAGGGAACTTTTATGTCTAAACCATAAGTACATGTGATTTACATCAGATGAGGATGAGTCAGGGATTTAATAACTCCAAATTCAAGTCTGCTTGTGTGTTTAGATCTggtttattaatttatttttcttttaataaatgctATTTTCAAACTTAAACAGGAATAATATATCCAAAAGATGACATAATCGATGTCTAAATTAGCCcttcattttgaaatttcaaattattttGACGTTGTTGAACAAATATACATCAGTCGGGGTAAATTGTATCAGACATGATTACAAAAACTTTAAACAAGTCTTATTTTACTCCATCTTTCCTCCAGGACCCACTGACTATCGTAGGTGGCCGTTGTACCACAGGTGTGTCATAGGACACTTAAAGGTTCAACGTGTCTGAATTGGCACCATCATTCCCAAGCCAGCCCATCGGGGAACTACAATTAATTAttttcgcacacacacacacacaaatgagtggtATTGAATTTGacctgcatttaacccatcctgaTTACACACCAGTCgtaaacacatacacaagcagTGAGCAGCAAAGCAATGCCCTTgcttaaagtacatataaaaggcttattctaaagctacagacaaacaaacacattgttttaaGGGATTTTACACCTATATGAACATATTGGGGGGTAGAATATTCAACGTCTGCCAAAAACACGAACCGTACACTTCTCTAGAAACAATGATTGCAAACACACTTTACTCATCAGAACACACCACAGTAGAATTTATTCAGTGTGAAACACCTTTGAGGCACCTTTTCTGAACAAAAGTGAGCTAAGGAACACTATTAGTGGAGACATGTGAATCGACAGCACATGTTTCACGCTTCTTCAAGCTCCACCAGGACGCCGTCACAGTCTTTAGGGTGAAGAAACATCACAGGTTTCCCATGAGCACCTATTCTGGGCTCTGCTGACAGAGTTCTGATGCTCTTCGCTTTCAGGTCGGCTATTGCGGCGCTGATGTTGTCCAcctacaacattaaaaaaacaacaactactgtttgtgttgtatttgcaaCAGAGCGATTGAATTATGGTTACACATAAACCTGTGATAGACACTACTCATAAACTAAACATAATCATGACAACTAAGTGCTTAACCTTTAAACCTAttctaatcctaaaaccaggtcttaaggCCCTTTAAAGTGGTGGGGCccagtcaaaatgtccccacaaggaccTTTTGGACTTTAAATAAGTGTACATACACAAAGCACAAGCCACTCAGGAAGCTCTGCTGTTACAAGAATAAACAAAAGAGCAGTTGGACACTCTCTAGTGGACAAACTGTGTTATTGTGTATAAACAACATCTTCTTTTGACATCTTCAAGGGTTGTTACTCATCAACGGTCTTTAACAAGCTAATAATAGATTATCTATTAACAGGgctgtttaaaaatatattttaataatggGATCTGATACATAGAATACATTTTAGTTCATGTAAGtctccttttttatttgttttgttcgTTTTTATGCATTATGTCAGTATATTTGTGTATTACCTTCCCCTAAAACTGCAGATGTAAAGTACCATTCTTGCTTTAATCTGACACGTTACATCTTGGATTTACTAGCGATGTTTACTGATAAACCAACAAAGGAGCTTGTCCTCAGAGTTTGGTGTaaaactgttttgtgtttttttggatttattAAATCCAAAGCTGTAACACTGGACCTCATGGACAATGCTGTTCTACTTACTCTCCTCCATTGGAAAAATCTCACCCgtcattcatgttttattcacgCCTGTGCTCTTCTTTCTGTGACACGTCAGAGTGTTGAATGTCACCGAGGTTACCGATGGCACGGACTCACCTGGGCGGATCCTTtcgttcatttattttttagttaaACCTATTTAACACCAATGCTTTTCCTAGTATTACAAGTCTAAAAGCCGATTGTGCTTTTTCtgctctgacaaaaaaaatgtgtctacTCCATTAAAACTGCAATTTGGGAGAATTTTAATCAATTTTAAAAGGCTAGAAAAAATGTGCACTTTTGgacaatgcaaatgttttttgaaCTTGTTCTTAATATCATGCCGTCTTTTATCATGCTCATTTACTGTGTATTGACTggatattgtgttttatgtctttccAGTGTtcagtatttgtgtttgtttgtgccattttaatGTTGATATGCCGCCTTTGTCTAATTTAAGTgcaatgtttacactgtaaatacacactgtacatgCTGTATATATTCTACTAACTCACTGTCTATACTGCAAACGTTATACTACATTTGTAGTATCTTATCAGTAAATATTTTTTCTGCATTGTATATTcatagatgtgaaaatgcatgtttattggCTGCAGTAACAATGCTAATTTTCCCATTGTGGGACAAATTAAGGCTTATTCTATTTTACTATCTTCTTGGCCAGGTCTAGAAGATGTTGTCTCACCTCAATACAAATGTGGTGCATTCCTCCGGACTTGTTCTTTTGCAAGAACCCAGCGATTGGGCTCTTCTCCCCGAGAGGATGGAGCAGCTCCAGCTTCGTGTTGCCAAGCTCCACAAACACGGTGTAGACGCCGTGCTCAGGCAGGGGCACCATGTCGCTCACCGTGGCCCCCAGCACGTCCCTATACAGAGCTGTGGCCTTCTCCATGTCAGGCACAGCGATGGCAATGTGGTTCAACCTCCCCAGCTTCCATAGGGATCCAGGAACGCCCTGCCCGAGGTTTGCCGTTGTTGAGTGTGTCCTCAGCAGAGACAGGCGAGAACATCTGGAGAGACCTGTCACTGAAGAAACACATgtagaaagaaatcattaaaacacaattgttttggtttgtggacaaaactcgATTACACAAGGATTAATctacagattaatcaattgtgaaaataaactttACCAGCAGTATGACAAGCCATTTTCCATTTACTATCCCCTGAGACTGAGGTGggtggggtgttttttttcacaggatGAAAACAGAGAGTAAATGAAGATTTTAAGAATACAAAGATAATTTGAATCATCTTGCTTTGGCCTTCACGTTGCCAGTTCTCAATGTAAGGCTAATGTGCATCCTTCACCTGAGTCCCAACACTTAATCTTACAGCTTttggattatttaaaaatacatctgtggTACATAGAAGAACGGACTGTGGCAGAGCCAACATAAACTGTGTGTGCAGTTATTGTGCCATGTCGCCATATGAGAGAAGTCTggaaacttcttttttttatttattttttttacaaacaaacgCGAAAAGTTAACGCTGCATAGAGAATTCATGATGTAACCTCAACATGTTCTCAAACTAAGATCGGAGCAGCAAACAAACAGTGCATGTACAACAAGGCTACAGTCTTGTTTGGAATTCTACtctgtataataaataaatatgcggTGACGTTAAAGcaaaaaacatgtgactgtgACAACATTATTGTCCATAAACCAACCTGCAACCTTCAGCGCTGCGGACGCCATTTTTGGTACGTACGTCGGAACCAAGCAGCGACGGAACAACAGTTTCTCCGCGAGCCTGTTTACCTGCGACACTCACACAGACCCCGTCCGTCACACATGTGGGGGAGACGAAGATGGCGAGTGGAGAAATGTTGAGCGTGTTGGAGGATTGTGAGAAGAAATTAATCACCAACACAGCACAACTAGAGAATTTTCTGAGGCAAGTGTCTGCTGTCTGTACGGCTGTTGGTGAAAGAGAGCGTAAATGTTGTTGCGTCGCCGCTTACGCACTTTAGAAACGAGGAGACTCGGTTAGCTCAATTGCTAGCAACAGCTAAGACGAACAAGTATTTAGCCACTTAAATAAACTAACTAACATGTTCTGTAACTACGTACTGCAAAGAAAGGAGTatagttttaaataaattgcACAATACGCACTTACtagctttattatttattcagtgaCTTTTCATGTCTTGGTTGTCTACTGCACCAATGTCTTTGATTTTAACAGAGCTCAAAGTAATGTTTCTAATGGCCTGTAAATGTTCGTTTAAAGTGTTATATCAACATTATAATTGTGCATGTTTCTGTCTGTATGAGTTTGATATAAATGGTCTGACATCATTCTGAATGGAAAACACAGACGATGCTGCATCATCAAGAGTGTAGAATGCCAGGAAACGCCAAGACATGACAATTCAAAATGCTTTCTCCACCAGTTCTGCTGCGATTATGTGAAGTCATGAAATGAGAAATGGCGTAGTG is a genomic window of Solea senegalensis isolate Sse05_10M linkage group LG7, IFAPA_SoseM_1, whole genome shotgun sequence containing:
- the fth1a gene encoding ferritin, heavy polypeptide 1a, whose product is MASQVRQNFNQECEAAINRQINLELYASYVYLSMSFYFDRDDQALHNFAKFFSHQSQEEREHAEKLMKLQNQRGGRIFLQDVRKPERDEWGSGVEALESALQLEKSVNQSLLDMHKLASTHNDPHLCDFIETHYLDEQVKSIKELADWVTNLRRMGAPSNGMAEYLFDKHTLGKESS
- the mcee gene encoding methylmalonyl-CoA epimerase, mitochondrial; translation: MASAALKVAVTGLSRCSRLSLLRTHSTTANLGQGVPGSLWKLGRLNHIAIAVPDMEKATALYRDVLGATVSDMVPLPEHGVYTVFVELGNTKLELLHPLGEKSPIAGFLQKNKSGGMHHICIEVDNISAAIADLKAKSIRTLSAEPRIGAHGKPVMFLHPKDCDGVLVELEEA